A genomic stretch from Arachis stenosperma cultivar V10309 chromosome 3, arast.V10309.gnm1.PFL2, whole genome shotgun sequence includes:
- the LOC130968626 gene encoding uncharacterized protein LOC130968626 isoform X3, translating into MTKLCLTKRGWLHGSNTSSLIHLMAALTQNPLLCKLSTSYVSYEIKLSIHSDMYIRVKRSKTTYFIRCKPTDKILDIKLKLQELVDQPANNQRLIIPATGEVLEDSRTLADQKVENDAVVALTLRKG; encoded by the exons ATGACTAAGCTTTGTCTCACTAAGAGAGGTTGGCTACATGGATCAAACACTTCCTCCCTGATCCATCTCATGGCTGCTCTAACGCAAAATCCTCTTTTATGCAAGCTTTCAACTAGCTATGTAAGCTATGAAATAAAGCTTAGCATACACAGT GATATGTACATTCGTGTTAAACGTAGTAAGACAACATACTTCATCAGGTGCAAGCCAACTGATAAAATTCTGGACATAAAGCTTAAGTTGCAAGAACTTGTTGATCAGCCTGCTAATAACCAAAGGTTAATCATACCTGCTACAGGGGAAGTATTAGAGGACTCGAGGACTCTGGCGGATCAAAAG GTTGAAAATGATGCAGTTGTTGCACTGACCTTGAGAAAAG GTTGA